One segment of Tenrec ecaudatus isolate mTenEca1 chromosome 1, mTenEca1.hap1, whole genome shotgun sequence DNA contains the following:
- the YOD1 gene encoding ubiquitin thioesterase OTU1, producing MFGPAKGGHFGVRPAAGCPGGDSQLASGTKGGPAGAGPVGGRADTMWRLRCKAKDGTHVLQGLSSRTRVRELQGQIAAITGIAPGGQRILVGYPPECLDLSNGDTVLEDLPVQSGDMLIVEEDQSRHRSSPAFAKPGAPSYYREMLPMLTRTAVPADNSCLFTSVYYVVEGGVLNPACAPEMRRFIAQIVASDPEFYSEAILGKTNEEYCDWIQRDDTWGGAIEISILSKYYQCEICVVDTQTVRIDRFGEDAGYTKRVLLIYDGIHYDPLQRNFPDPDTPPLTIFSSNDDIVLVQALELADEARKKRLFTDVNRFTLRCMVCQKGLTGQAEARDHAKETGHTNFGEV from the exons ATGTTCGGCCCGGCGAAGGGTGGCCATTTTGGAGTCCGTCCGGCGGCGGGTTGCCCCGGCGGCGACTCCCAACTAGCATCCGGGACCAAAGGTGGCCCCGCAGGTGCCGGGCCTGTGGGCGGCCGGGCAGACACGATGTGGCGGCTCCGCTGCAAGGCCAAGGATGGCACTCATGTCTTGCAGGGGTTGTCCAGCCGGACCCGCGTGCGCGAGCTCCAGGGCCAAATCGCCGCCATCACCGGGATCGCCCCCGGCGGACAGCGGATCCTCGTCGGCTACCCTCCGGAGTGCCTGGACCTTAGCAACGGGGATACCGTTCTGGAAGACCTGCCCGTCCAATCAG GAGACATGCTGATCGTTGAAGAAGACCAAAGTAGGCACAGATCTTCACCTGCATTTGCAAAACCCGGTGCTCCCAGTTATTACAGGGAAATGTTGCCCATGCTCACCAGAACTGCAGTCCCCGCAGACAACTCTTGCCTCTTTACCAGTGTGTATTATGTCGTTGAAGGAGGAGTCTTGAATCCAGCCTGTGCCCCTGAGATGAGACGCTTCATAGCACAGATTGTAGCCAGTGACCCCGAGTTCTACAGTGAGGCGATCCTTGGAAAGACAAACGAAGAGTACTGTGACTGGATCCAAAGGGATGATACTTGGGGAGGAGCTATCGAGATATCAATTTTGTCCAAGTATTATCAATGTGAGATCTGTGTCGTGGACACACAGACAGTAAGAATCGATCGTTTCGGGGAAGATGCTGGATATACCAAAAGAGTCCTGCTGATTTATGATGGCATCCACTATGATCCACTGCAGCGGAACTTCCCTGACCCGGACACCCCCCCGCTGACCATTTTCTCTTCCAATGATGATATTGTTCTCGTGCAAGCACTGGAATTGGCAGATGAGGCAAGGAAAAAGAGACTGTTTACTGATGTGAACCGCTTCACCCTGAGATGTATGGTGTGTCAGAAGGGATTGACCGGACAAGCAGAAGCAAGGGACCACGCCAAGGAGACGGGCCATACCAACTTTGGAGAAGTGTGA